The genomic segment CACACTGGCCAATCCAACCTATCCCGCTCCTACCATCTCCCGTTTTTGTCCGGGGAATGCGCTTGCCGATACGATTATGCACGCTCTTGGGCAAGCTGTCCCCAAACAGGTCTGCGGGGGAATCGGCAACCTGTACATGGTGGCATACAGTGGTATGATTGACGAAAAGTACTGGGTCTACATGGACATTATGGCCGGCAGTTCAGGTGGCCGTTACGGGAAAGACGGAATTGATGCGATTGACGTTTTATATGCGAATACAAGAAACAATCCAATTGAAGACATTGAATCGCATCATCCGCTCAGTGTCACACGTTATGAATTTCCAGATGATGCTGCCGCATCAGGGAAATATCGCGGCGGTGTCGGACCTATCCGTGATATTCAATTTACGGATGAAGGCGGATTTTCTGTTGAGGGAGAAGGTCAGAAGTACAGTCCGTGGGGATTCGCTGGCGGTATGGATGGGACGCCGAGCAAACTGATTTTTACCGATCAGAACGGTGATCAGACAGGTTTACCCTCAAAGGTTCCTTACAAAAAGACACACAAGGGTGAAACGCTGCGCATCATCGGACCGTGCGGCGGAGGTTACGGAAATCCTTTTGAAAGGGATCCGGAACAGGTACTGGCAGATTATCTGGATGGTTATGTTTCATTGGAACGGGCAAAAAAAGATTACGGCGTCAGCATCGAAAATAAACAGGTGAACCGGGAGAAAACGAAAAACCTCCGAGCCATGCAATAAATTTCCCTGATGCTTCAGGTTACAGGATATAGGAGCCCTGCGGCATGCGGTCTGTGACCTGCTGCCACTGACGGGCTCCTTTTTACGTTTGTGGCTTGTTTCGTATTTACCCGGGATACAGAACTCCCGGCGGATTATCGCAGGCTCCGGCTGAAAAAACACTGAACCCGGCTGAAAAACTATCCGATCCGGCTGAAAAACTATCCGATCCGGCTGAATTATTCAAATCTGCGGCTGAAAAAATACCGGCTCCGGCTGAATAACTCAGCTTAGCGGCTGAAAAAATGCTGGATCTGGCTGAATAATTCAGATTTGTGGATGAAAACCGGTCTGGCTGAATTATTCGGACTTGCGGCTGAATAAAAACTGGATCCGGCTGAATAATTCAGATTTGCGGCTGAAAAAATGCTGGATCCGGCTGAATAACTCGGATTTGCGGCTGAATACCGGTCTGGCTGAATAACCCAGATCTGCGGCTGAAAAAATACCGGCTCCGGCTGAATAACCCGAATTTGCGGCTGAAAAAATGCTGGATCCGGCTGAATAACTCGGATTTGCGGCTGAATACCGGTCTGGCTGAATAACCCAGATCTGCGGCTGAAAAACTACCGGATCCGGCTGAATAACCCGAATTTGCGGCTGAAAAAATGCTGGATCTGGCTGAATAACTCAGAATTGCGGCTGAAAACCGGTCCGGCTGAATAATCACATTCAACCGGCGGAATACGAACTTTCAGCCGGACCAGTGAGCAAGTTATCCTCTCGTACGGGGAGATGAAAGGACCATGAAATTTCGTGCTTATCTTGCAGCTGTGCTGTTTTCATGCATCATCGGTTTTTCGTTTTTGTTTGTCAAACTCAGTTTGCAGGAAGCAGATCCCCTGGATGTGCTGGCGCACCGCTTTACAATTGCATTATTTTTTTCCCTGCCCTTTTTACTTTTCAGAAAGATGAAATGGTCTTTTCGGCCGCGGGATCTGCTGCTGCTTATATTACTGTCCGTTTTGAACCCTTTTTTCTATTTTCTGACTCAGGCACTTGGACTGCTCTACCTGCCTGCTTCGGAAGCGGGGATTATTCAGGCACTGCTGCCGATTTTCACCATTCTGATGGCTTCCTGGTTTCTTAAAGAGAGACAGACAGGGCTGCAGAAACTGGCTGTGAGCGTTTCCGTCCTGGGTGTGATGTTTATCTTTATGATGAATAACGTCCATTTTGGACTCGTGAAATGGCCCGGTATTGTACTGATCATGGTCAGTACGCTGACCTATGCCGGCTATAATGTACTTGGCAGGAAGGCGGCGCAGTCTTTCCGAATGGAGGACATGACCTGCTTTATGATTTTCTCAGGATGGATCTCCTTTAATCTTATCTCTGCCGGTAACCACATCGCTTCAGGGACAGTGGCCGGCTACTTTACGCCGCTGGCAAACCCTGTGTACCTGATCTCAGTCAGTTATCTCGGCATTCTGGCGTCGTTTACGACATTTTTTCTGTCCAATTTCGCTCTGAAGCATATGGAGGCTTATCGATTCGGCATTTTTACGAATCTGACAACGATCATCTCCATTTTTGCCGGAACGTTTTTTCTCCATGAACAGCTGTTTTATTATCACTACATCGGCGCACTGATGGTTATAATCGGTGTCATCGGTGTGAATCTCCTTTCGCCTGTTGAGCGTATGGCAGCCGGATCTGCGGACAGGAGGTCTTCATAAAACGTGTTCCGGTATATTTTCACTTCTGATAAATATTTTTATATAAAGAGGATCGCCACGAAAAGATGGAGGCATGCGGATGAACATTGAGGATTACAGGCCATTCCTGAGTCCGGCACTGGCAAAGGCAACCGATCTCATTGTAGCAAGTGGAGAGGGCTGTTATCTGACAGATATTCACGGCGAGCGCTATCTGGATTTTGTGCAGGGAATCGCTGTCAATGCGCTGGGACATGGCCATCCGAAAATTGTTGAGGCGATCAAGAAACAGGCGGGAAAACTGATTCATGCTTCGTTCAATCTCGTCCATTATCCATCCACTCTGGAACTGGCCAGGCGGCTTGCTGCAGTGACACCGGGACGGCTGGACTCGGTGTTTTTCTCAAATGGGGGTGCCGAGGCGATTGACGGGGCTTTGAAACTGGCCAGAGTTTTTACGAAAAGACCGGCGATTATCGCTTTTCAGGGGTCTTTTCATGGCCGGACACTGGGCGCACTTTCGGTGACGGGTTCGAAAGCGAAATACCGAAAATACGTCGAACCGATGGCGGGTCCCGTTTATTTTGCCCCTTATCCGTCAAAGGATCTGTGTCCGGACGGATTCAATACAGCACAGCGTACGGCCTATTGCCTGAATGAACTGGATCACCTGTTTGCGTATCTGATTGCGCCGGATCAGGTGGCGGCGATCATCATGGAGCCGGTTCAGGGAGAAGGAGGGTATGTGGTTCCGGAGAAAGCATTTGTTCAGGGCATTCGCGAGCGCTGCAGCCAGTACGGCATTCTGCTGATTATCGATGAAATACAGTCCGGCTACGGGCGCACAGGCCGGATGTTTGCAAGTGAACAGTTCGGGGTTGTGCCGGATATCATGACGGTTGGAAAAGCGCTGGCGGGCGGGTTGCCGATGAGTGCGGTCGTTGCCTTACCGGAGATCATGGCGGAGTGGCACCCGGGAATGCATGGGACGACGTTTGGCGGTCATCCGGTCAGTGCAGCTGCGGCACTAGCTGTCCTGGATGTTTTTCAGGAAGAAGATCTTTTAGACCATGTCCGAAAAATGGGCGGGTATCTGAAGAGCCGGCTGCTTGATCTGCAGCAAAAGTACACCTGCATCACCGATGTCCGCGGGCTGGGACTGATGCAGGCTATTGAATTTTCTCACCCGGACGGAAGCCCGGCGCCAGATATGCTGTCACGCGTCAGGGCAGACTGCCTGAAGCGCAGACTTCTGACTCTTGGCTGCGGCGTCCATGAGAACGGGATGCGCTTCGCAACGCCGTTCAACATTAAAAAAGAAGAGATGGATCAGGGGCTATCGATTATCGACCGTGTTTTAAGCGGGATCTGTACGCATTGAGAGGAGCAGCTCAGGTGAAGAAAAAAGTTCTCTACTATAATATTGATGATACGCTGGACTACGAACGGCAATTGCTTCGAGAATGGGCCATTCCGGATATCGAGCTCGTTGAAGTGAAGGATTATGAGAAGAAGAAAGATTTCGTCGACCATGCGCGGGACGCAGAGGGCGTGGTGGTTGAATATCAGCAGATCACGCGGGAAATACTTGCTCAGCTGCCGCGTCTGAAAATCGTCGCTCTTCAATCGATCGGTGTCGATCATGTCGATTTGCAGGCGGCAACGGATCACGGCGTCTGTGTCACCAACTGTCCCGGGTTCTGCTCAGAAGAAGTGGCGCTGCATGCAGTCGGGATGATGATTGATCTTGTTCGAAAAATTACCATGCATGACCGTTCTGTCCGGCGCGGGATGTGGAATCCGCTGTATGGTTATAAAACGTACCGGCTGTCTGGAAGGACAGTGGGCCTGTATTTCTTTGGCAGTATTCCCCAGGCGATGATGCCGATGCTGCGTGCGCTACAGGTCCGCGTCCTTGTGTATGCTCCGACGAAAAGCCGGGCATTCCTGAGGCGTTTTGGTGCGGAAAAAGTCGAAACATTTGATGAACTGCTGATGCAATCGGATATTCTTTCGCTGCACTGCCCGCTGATCCCCGCAACGACGCACTTGATTTCAGAAAGAGAACTCAAAATGATGAAAGGGAGTGCTTTTCTCGTCAATACATCCCGGGGCAGGGTGGTGGATGAAGCGGCGCTTGCCGAAGCCATCCGGGAAGGTGAAATCAGGGCAGCAGCCGTTGATGTGATTGAAGATGAAATGACTGAAAAAAGCCCGCTTTTTGCCCTCGAAAATACCGTCATCACGCCTCACTCTGCCTTCGTCTCAGAAGATTCATTTTACAGCGCCCGGAAAATAGCCTTGCAGCAACTGGTCCGGCGATTGCATAAACAGGAAAGACCTGCTAATCTTGTTAATCAGGATATCATTATTCAGGGATAGGTTCAGAGACGAATCGCCTGTTGATCGCGCGCATACAAAGGAGAATTATTATGTCATTTTTTACGTTACATGTTGCCGGTGTCACGCGGCATCTGCCTGTGATACAAATTTCGGATACGCTTTCCATTGCAAGTTTTGTCATTCTCGGTGATGCCGAGCTGGTCGTTCATGCAGCTGCAGAATTAAAGAAAAAGCTTCCGGAAGCAGATTACCTGCTCACAGCGGAAGCAAAAGGGATTCCTCTCGCCCAGGAGTTGTCCCGGATTATGGGGATGAAACGTTATTTTGTTGCCAGAAAAAGTATCAAGCCTTACATGGCAGAGCCCTTTGTCACGGAAGTCCGCTCGATGACCACGCAGAAAAAGCAGATTCTCTGTCTTGATCGGGCGGAAGCCGGTCTGATCAGGGACAGGCGTATTCTGATCATTGATGACGTGATCAGCACCGGTGAATCGATTCAGGCACTGGAATTGCTCGTCCGTGAAGCCGGCGGGCAGGTTGCTGGAAAGGCAGCGATTCTTGCCGAAGGTCAGGCAGCTGAGCGGAGCGACATTATCTATCTGGAAAAACTGCCGGTCTTTCCGGTTGCGGATTAAGCCTTTTTGGCCAGCTCAATCAGTGACGACCAGAAGGACCGGGTATCGACATCGTAGACAACCTCAACAGGGCGACCGTCTTCAACGGGTTCGATTCTGCCCTGGCAGGGTTCTCCAACATGGACACGGGTCAGGGCTTTTTTCGTCCTGACAAGTTCCGGATATCCGGCAGCCATCGTGGTCAGTACATCCCACAGATAGTACGTGGCGTTATTTTCAAAATGAATCAGCGGCGGAACGGATGCGTAACATTGGCCGATAAAATCCAGACCTGTATATTTTCTAAGCGATGCCCACTGATTGCGAATGGGAAGAGTCAGCGGGACCTGACTGGTACTTTCAAGGGCGACCATTTTAATTTTCAGGCTGCTCTGCCAGACGCGGGCCACGGCTTCAGGGTCCCAGAACGCGTTCCTCTGCCGATCCGTCATGTTCAGGTTCCTGGACATTGCCCACCGGATTCAGGGTGCCGCCCATCCAGATCAGCTGGTCTGTTTTTTCTTCAATGTCCGGCGCCTGATCGAGTGCGCGTGCCAGATCAGTCAGCGGGCCGGTACAGAGTATGGTTGTCGGCTCCGGATGGTTTCGAATCTCCTGAATCAGATGTTCATGCGCGGGGAGCGGGCTGACCGGGGCTTCCATCTTTCCTGATTCATTCAAAACAGGCAGGGCATTGACGTAGAAGGAACGCAGGCGCCATTCTTTGGGAAAGGGATGCACGCCCCTTGAGTTCGAGCGGGCGACTTCCGTCTTTTTCCGGGCAAATTGGTCAATGATTTTCCGGCTGGCTTCAATGCCCGGTGACAGATAGCCATCTGCGGGGATGACCGATACGCCGCTGAGTGTCACATGTTCCATCTGAGTCAGTAAAAAAAGCGAAACAAGGTCATCAACATCTGTATCATGGATAAAGTAAATCGTCCTGTTTTTCATGATGAGGCATCTCCTGTTCGTTATCGATTATAGATAGGAAAAACAACGATGGAACCTGCCCATCGCTGTCTTAATAGTGCAGAAAACTTATTTTTTGGGCAATGAAGAGAGATAATCTGCATACTCCTTATCCGTTGACGGAACCGTGATGTCGCCGTCAATAATCTTTTGCTGATAATCTTTCACCTGATCAAGAATCTCCGGTTTCACATTTTCTGTGGTCGGGGCGATCCCTACGCCTTTTTCCTTCAATCCGTACTCAAGGATCTGACCCCCGGGAAGTTGCCCTTCTTCGACTTTGAAGAAGCATCGTAAATCGCCTGATCCACGCGTTTCACCATGGAAGTCAGGGTCACATTTTCCGGAAGCCCTTCTTCATGCTGATCCCGGTCCACTCCGATAACCCAGACGTTCTTCCCGTCCTTTTTGAGAGATTTGGCTTCGGTGAAGACGCCGTTTCCGGTATCGCCGGCAGAAGCGTAAATAATGTCTGCGCCTTTTGTATAGAGCGTCTGGGCGATCGCACGGCCCTTATCCGGTGCATCAAAGGCGCCAGCATACTGGGCGTAAATTTCAGCGTCCGGATTAGCGGCTTTAACACCGGCTTTAAATCCGTTTTCGAATTTTTTGATCAGTGCGGAATCAACGCCGCCGATAAAGCCCACTTTATTGGTTTTCGTTGTTAGCCCGGCGACCACACCGACAAGGAAGGAGCCCTGCTGTTCCTTAAACGTCAGATTAGCCACATTTTTCAGGGGCTTGTTATTTTTGTCCACTGCAACACTGTCAACCAGTGCAAAATGAGCATCAGGACTCTGCTGCGCGATTTTTTGTATATCGCTCTGCATCTGGAAGCCGATCGCAATGATTAAGTTATATTTCTGATTGATTAATTCATGCAGATTCGGTGAAAAGTCACTCGGCTGGCTGGATTCCAGGTATTTCACATCAGATCCGGTCTTCAGATCGTTATCTTCAGCGAACTTTTTCATACCTTCCCATGAGGACTGATTAAAGGATTTGTCGTCAACGCCGCCGATGCCGGTGACCATGGCAACTCTGAACGTGTCCTCTTTAGTTGAACTGCCTGCCCCGCTCCTGTTTCCACAGCCGGAAAGCGCGGCAGCGATGATCAAAACGGCTGAAAGCAGTACTGCGATTTTCTTTAACAAGGAAAACCCTCCTGAAATGAAATATGTAGTTATAAAGTAACTATAACGTATCAATAGGTAAAATGGAACAGAAAATACAGGAAAAAACGAATAATATAAATCAGATCGGCTTTCTTCGTTCGGAATTTGCCACGCATGAACGGGCAGTACCCCCCCCCGCCTCCGGGCCATGAGGGAAAACGACCAGGCGCGGGTGGACGTTTCGCTTTATTCCGGGGAGCAGTCCGGCAGATCAGCGGGATATCCGTTTCAGTATGGAACGTGGATCATTTTTTTATTCCCGCCTGTGCCGGTCTGAGGTAAAATAAGGATAAGGAGGCAAAAAAATGGATAAGAAGCGTTCCTTGCAATTAATAGAAAAACTCTCAAACGCAAACGGCGTGTCGGGGTTTGAAGATGAAGTTGTCCACCTTTTCTCAGAAGCTGTAAAGGATCTGGGCGAAGTAACAGAAGACCCCATGCGTAATGTTTATGTCAGGCGCAGGGGAACACCGGGCATCGTCCGGTTGTTCAGCTGGACGCGCACAGTGACGAAGTGGGGTTCATGGTACAGGCAATCAAGCCGAACGGAACCCTCCGTTTTGTGACGATTGGCAGCTGGGCTCCAGTGAATATTCCGGCACATAAGGTGCGGGTACGTAACAGGGATGGTGTCTATCTTCCGGCGATTATCACCAGTATACCGCCACATTTTATGACTGCTGAACAGAAAAAGGCTGTACCGAAGATCTCCGATATGGCGATCGATGTCGGTGCGACGTCTGCGGAAGAAGTAAAAAATCAATTTAAGATTGATATCGGCGCCCCTGTTGTGCCTGATGTGCGTTTCGAATATCTTGATCATCGTGATGTGATGCTGGGTAAAGCTTTCGATAACAGGATCGGCACCGCATGTCTTGCCGATACCTTGCGTGAACTGGACGGGCAGGATCTTGATGTCGATATTGTTGCCTCCTTATCTGCACAGGAAGAGGTAGGTGAACGCGGGGCACAGGTCACGGTGAAAAAGATTCAGCCGGATCTGTCGATCGTTTTTGAAGGGCCGCCTGCCGACGATACATTTTCTCCGGAGTATATGATTCAGACCGGCATGAAGCGTGGACCGATGCTGCGTGACCGGGATACCTCGATCATCGTTAACCCACGGTTCCAGAAATACGTCCTGGACAGGGCCGGTGCGAAAGGGATTAAAGCACAACGCGCGGTCCGGACCGGAGGCGGTAACGACGGGGCAGTGATCAACCTGTATTCAGGCGCACCAACTATTGTCCTCGGGATTCCGGTCCGGTATGCCCATACGCCGTATAGCTATGTTGCTTTTGAAGACTATGTGTCGGCACTGAAGCTGACAGTTGACGTGCTGAAGTCACTGAATGCGGAAGTGATTGGCCGTTTTTAGTTGAAAAACGTTATGACGTGCATGTTGGGGTATATTCATATTAAAATAGAGTAAAGCAACAGGAATTCAATTATTTAGAAAGGAGATTCTTATCATGGCAAAAGTAGAAAGTTTTACTCTTGATCATACAAAAGTCAAAGCGCCTTATGTCCGGCTGATCAGTACGGAAAAAGGACCCAGGGGCGATGAGATTCAGAATTACGACCTGCGCCTTGTTCAGCCGAATGCCAATGCCATTCCAACAGCAGGCATTCATACGATTGAACATATGCTGGCCAGTCTGCTGCGTGATCGTCTGGACGGCGTGATTGACTGCTCACCGTTCGGCTGCCGGACAGGGTTTCATCTGATTCTCTGGGGCGAACATCAGCCTGACGATGTCGCCAAAGCATTGAAGGGGGCTCTCGAATTCATTGCCGGCCCGGCCACATGGGATGACGTGCAGGGGACAACGATTGAAAGCTGTGGCAACTATCGTGATCATTCACTTTTTTCCGCTAAGGAATGGTCAAAGAAGATCCTTGCAGAAGGAATCAGCTCCGACCCCTTTGAACGTAAAGTCGTAACAGAATCCCTGTAAAAAGGGTGAAGGTATATCTCTCATAACCGAAGAAAAGTCCGGAAGACCGTTTTGTTCCCGTCTTCCGGACTTTTCTTTTACCCCCGTACCTGCTTGCGAAACAGTATGGTTAAGCTTTTGTTTGTCCCTTAACTTTAAATGAGGCGGCTATTTTCTTCAGATCATCTGCAATATCAGAAAGGTCCGCGGCCTGCCCGGCAACACTTTCAGCCACTGCTGTCTGTTCCTGCGTTTCGGCTGAGAGGGTCTGGGTATGTGACGAAGTATTGTTCGCCATCTCTTCGATGGTATGGAAAGACGATGCCGTATTAAATGAAGCAATCGATATTTTATTGACCTCCTGATCCATTTTTTTAATATTTTCGCTGGTTTGTAATACATAGCTTTCAATTTCCCTGAATGATGAACCGGCATGATCAACCAAATTCATTCCATCATCGATCTGCGTGACTTCATTCTTCATCGCATGGGCAATCTGCAGGATTTCGTGGCGGATGGTATCGAGAATTTCATGAATCTGTCTGGCAGATACAGACGATTGATCAGCCAGTTTGCCGATTTCGTGGGCGACAACAGAAAATCCTTTGCCATGTTCCCCGGCGCGGGCAGCCTCAATCGATGCATTTAATGAAAGCATCTGGGTTTCATCCGCGATGGCGTTAATCGACTGGATCATCTGATTAATGTTCTCAGACTGACTGCTGAGTACCCGGACAAGCTCCGACAATTCAGAGATTGTCTGCCTGATCTGGCGCATCTGTTGGGTGGCACGGGTCATTTCTTTCTGACCGGACTGTACGGTATGGACGGAGACTTTCGACTTGTCGGCAAGCTTGAGCGAATCCTGCGTAATCGACGCGATGGCTATATTGATTTCATCGGTCTCTTTTTTCACGCTGCTCACCTGACGCACCTGATGATCGGCAGCCTCAGCGACTTCCTGCAGCGAGCGGGCCATGTCGATGGATGCCTTTTTATTTTGCCCGGAAGATGCAGTCAGCTGACCGGACGAGACGGACACCGACACAGAACGACGGAGAATGTCCTCAATAATCTGATTCAGAGACTGGATCATTTGATTGATGCTGCTTCTCATCAGTCCGAATTCGTGGTTGGTTGTGACATTGTCGTCCAGATCCTGTGAAAGATCATGACGGCTCACGGCCCGGGTTACGGCGATGAAACGATCCATCGGACGCAGGAAGATGATTTTACAGGCAAACCAGACAATCAGAGAAAGAATGACAATGGCCAGAAAAGCGATAAGCCCCATTTTGAGAAGGATCATCATCATTTGTCCGGACTGGCGTATTTCCGGAATCGCCCTTAAATCAAGGTAAACGGATGTGAAGAGAAACACATCAGGAATGATGACGATAGCCGCGACCATGAGCAGAAACAGCGTACGTATATGAAAAGAAAATGCGAACTGAATACAGCGACGGAAGAAATTCACAAAAACCTGCCTCCTGGTTTTTCTCCATATATAATAGAAGAAAATAATATCCAGAGTGATTATCGGCAGGTTTCTCTTACTGTTTAAGCGTTTGCAAGATGTAAAAAGGTGTTGGCTTATAGTGACTCATCGCTGTTCACCTGCTTTCGATAGTTTCCTCAAATCCTATTGTGCAGGGAAGGCTCAGGGAAGGCTCAGCGATGAGTCTTTTTTATCTTCTAAGTGTTGCACTTAAAGTGTAATTCAAGGAGAAAGAAAAAATTGATCTAAATCAAAACTACTAAATTCTACAATTTTGTTAACATACGTATGTTGTAAGCCAAAACTTGATTTCTATCAAGTTTTTTTTAAATGACATCGCTCACAATGGATCTTGGAGTGGGAACTATTAAACAATAATTTACGTTCGTAGATAGATATGAAAGGAGAATGAAGGATGCATATCCAAGATAAGAAATACAAAGAAGGGAAACCCACAACAGTAAATGGCTTGTTGAAATCGATAACAATCATTACATTGGTCATTAGCTTTACCGTTTTGATTGTGGGCGGATTTTGGATTTTTAAAAACCAAGCCCCTATTCCAGGAAAGGTGGTAGACACAGAAGGAAACGTCATTATGACTGATGATTCCATCCGGGGTGGAAAAGCAGTTTTTCAAAAATATGGTTTAATGGACTACGGAACCGTTCTAGGTAATGGCTCTTATATGGGTCCGGACTATACTGCTGAAGCTTTAAAAATCTATACAGAAGGCATGCAAGACTACTACGCCCGTCATGAATATGGGGATTCGTACAACAACTTAGCTGAAGATAAACAGGCCATCATCAAAGATAAAGCCGTCAAAGAAATGCGTGAAAATCGATTCATTAAAGAAGAAAATGTATTATATGCTAACGATGCCCAAGTATATGCAATAGAACAAGTAAAACTTTATTATCAGAATATTTTTACAAATGGCGATGGCTGGGGATTACAAAAGGGACTCATCCAAGAATCTGATCTTCCAGAAGCAAACCGAGCATATGTTGCTGAAGGTGATCAAATCGAGCAAATTTCCGAATTCTTTGTTTGGACAGCCTGGTTATCCAGTACAAACCGCCCAGGTGAAGATATTTCCTATACAAACAACTGGCCATATTATGAAGATGCCGGAAATACCGTCTCATATTCAGCCATTATTTGGAGCGGTGTAAGTATTACCATCTTTGCCCTATTTATTGCTGCTATTTTATATGTTTACAAAAAGTATCATTTTGAAATGGAACCCGCTTATATGCTGGAGAATTATCCGATATATAATCTGAAAAAGAAAAAGGTGACCGTATCCCAAGTAAAATCGGCAAAGTTCTTCCTATTAGTCGTCATGATGTTCTTTGTTCAAGTTATGTTCGGTGCATTACTTGCCCACTATTATACAGAACCAGATGCATTTTTCGGTATGAAATGGATTTATCAACTATTACCATTTGGTGTGGCCAAAGGGTATCATCTTCAATTAGCGATATTCTGGATTGCAACCTCCTGGCTAGGCATGGGGATTTTCCTTGCACCAAGTGTCGGTGGAATTGAACCAAAACGCCAAGGCTTACTTGTTGATATTTTATTCTGGGCTTTAGTCATCGTTGTTGGTGGATCGATTATCGGTGAATGGTTTGGGATTAATGGA from the Sporolactobacillus sp. Y61 genome contains:
- a CDS encoding DMT family transporter, which produces MKFRAYLAAVLFSCIIGFSFLFVKLSLQEADPLDVLAHRFTIALFFSLPFLLFRKMKWSFRPRDLLLLILLSVLNPFFYFLTQALGLLYLPASEAGIIQALLPIFTILMASWFLKERQTGLQKLAVSVSVLGVMFIFMMNNVHFGLVKWPGIVLIMVSTLTYAGYNVLGRKAAQSFRMEDMTCFMIFSGWISFNLISAGNHIASGTVAGYFTPLANPVYLISVSYLGILASFTTFFLSNFALKHMEAYRFGIFTNLTTIISIFAGTFFLHEQLFYYHYIGALMVIIGVIGVNLLSPVERMAAGSADRRSS
- a CDS encoding aspartate aminotransferase family protein, translated to MNIEDYRPFLSPALAKATDLIVASGEGCYLTDIHGERYLDFVQGIAVNALGHGHPKIVEAIKKQAGKLIHASFNLVHYPSTLELARRLAAVTPGRLDSVFFSNGGAEAIDGALKLARVFTKRPAIIAFQGSFHGRTLGALSVTGSKAKYRKYVEPMAGPVYFAPYPSKDLCPDGFNTAQRTAYCLNELDHLFAYLIAPDQVAAIIMEPVQGEGGYVVPEKAFVQGIRERCSQYGILLIIDEIQSGYGRTGRMFASEQFGVVPDIMTVGKALAGGLPMSAVVALPEIMAEWHPGMHGTTFGGHPVSAAAALAVLDVFQEEDLLDHVRKMGGYLKSRLLDLQQKYTCITDVRGLGLMQAIEFSHPDGSPAPDMLSRVRADCLKRRLLTLGCGVHENGMRFATPFNIKKEEMDQGLSIIDRVLSGICTH
- a CDS encoding C-terminal binding protein is translated as MKKKVLYYNIDDTLDYERQLLREWAIPDIELVEVKDYEKKKDFVDHARDAEGVVVEYQQITREILAQLPRLKIVALQSIGVDHVDLQAATDHGVCVTNCPGFCSEEVALHAVGMMIDLVRKITMHDRSVRRGMWNPLYGYKTYRLSGRTVGLYFFGSIPQAMMPMLRALQVRVLVYAPTKSRAFLRRFGAEKVETFDELLMQSDILSLHCPLIPATTHLISERELKMMKGSAFLVNTSRGRVVDEAALAEAIREGEIRAAAVDVIEDEMTEKSPLFALENTVITPHSAFVSEDSFYSARKIALQQLVRRLHKQERPANLVNQDIIIQG
- a CDS encoding phosphoribosyltransferase family protein; amino-acid sequence: MSFFTLHVAGVTRHLPVIQISDTLSIASFVILGDAELVVHAAAELKKKLPEADYLLTAEAKGIPLAQELSRIMGMKRYFVARKSIKPYMAEPFVTEVRSMTTQKKQILCLDRAEAGLIRDRRILIIDDVISTGESIQALELLVREAGGQVAGKAAILAEGQAAERSDIIYLEKLPVFPVAD
- a CDS encoding M20/M25/M40 family metallo-hydrolase; amino-acid sequence: MVQAIKPNGTLRFVTIGSWAPVNIPAHKVRVRNRDGVYLPAIITSIPPHFMTAEQKKAVPKISDMAIDVGATSAEEVKNQFKIDIGAPVVPDVRFEYLDHRDVMLGKAFDNRIGTACLADTLRELDGQDLDVDIVASLSAQEEVGERGAQVTVKKIQPDLSIVFEGPPADDTFSPEYMIQTGMKRGPMLRDRDTSIIVNPRFQKYVLDRAGAKGIKAQRAVRTGGGNDGAVINLYSGAPTIVLGIPVRYAHTPYSYVAFEDYVSALKLTVDVLKSLNAEVIGRF
- a CDS encoding S-ribosylhomocysteine lyase; translation: MAKVESFTLDHTKVKAPYVRLISTEKGPRGDEIQNYDLRLVQPNANAIPTAGIHTIEHMLASLLRDRLDGVIDCSPFGCRTGFHLILWGEHQPDDVAKALKGALEFIAGPATWDDVQGTTIESCGNYRDHSLFSAKEWSKKILAEGISSDPFERKVVTESL
- a CDS encoding methyl-accepting chemotaxis protein, which translates into the protein MNFFRRCIQFAFSFHIRTLFLLMVAAIVIIPDVFLFTSVYLDLRAIPEIRQSGQMMMILLKMGLIAFLAIVILSLIVWFACKIIFLRPMDRFIAVTRAVSRHDLSQDLDDNVTTNHEFGLMRSSINQMIQSLNQIIEDILRRSVSVSVSSGQLTASSGQNKKASIDMARSLQEVAEAADHQVRQVSSVKKETDEINIAIASITQDSLKLADKSKVSVHTVQSGQKEMTRATQQMRQIRQTISELSELVRVLSSQSENINQMIQSINAIADETQMLSLNASIEAARAGEHGKGFSVVAHEIGKLADQSSVSARQIHEILDTIRHEILQIAHAMKNEVTQIDDGMNLVDHAGSSFREIESYVLQTSENIKKMDQEVNKISIASFNTASSFHTIEEMANNTSSHTQTLSAETQEQTAVAESVAGQAADLSDIADDLKKIAASFKVKGQTKA
- a CDS encoding nitric-oxide reductase large subunit: MHIQDKKYKEGKPTTVNGLLKSITIITLVISFTVLIVGGFWIFKNQAPIPGKVVDTEGNVIMTDDSIRGGKAVFQKYGLMDYGTVLGNGSYMGPDYTAEALKIYTEGMQDYYARHEYGDSYNNLAEDKQAIIKDKAVKEMRENRFIKEENVLYANDAQVYAIEQVKLYYQNIFTNGDGWGLQKGLIQESDLPEANRAYVAEGDQIEQISEFFVWTAWLSSTNRPGEDISYTNNWPYYEDAGNTVSYSAIIWSGVSITIFALFIAAILYVYKKYHFEMEPAYMLENYPIYNLKKKKVTVSQVKSAKFFLLVVMMFFVQVMFGALLAHYYTEPDAFFGMKWIYQLLPFGVAKGYHLQLAIFWIATSWLGMGIFLAPSVGGIEPKRQGLLVDILFWALVIVVGGSIIGEWFGINGYLGNMWFLFGHQGWEYLEMGRGWQIAFVLGMAIWLFIVYRGIKNGLKYERDKGGLIHLLFYASIAVPAFYIAALFITPDMSYTMSDYWRWWVVHLWVEGIFEVFAVVMIGYLLISLKLVTKKSVVRMFYFQITLLLGSGVLGIGHHYYYNGAPEMWIAIGAVFSALEIIPLTLLIFEAHDQYKMMRDGGVDFPYKSTFWFLLATAIWNIVGAGVTGFLVNLPAVNYFEHGQQLTPAHAHAAMMGVYGMFAIAVLLYSLRNVVKPEFWNDKWIKWSFWLMNIGLFGMVFVALTPIGFIQFKEAFDKGYWASRTSEFLQQESVQNLLLIRSVPDTIFIIGVVILLIFIIRIMFHLKKPAYKDGDKIDEA